The Thermotoga caldifontis AZM44c09 genomic interval CGAAGGCGTTCAAGCAGTTCGTCGAGGAACGCAACGCAAAATGTTTGCTCGTTTACTTCATGAGGGCTCAGGATGAATCGATCGGTAGAACGCCGAACCAGATGCCAGATACGACGAACTATCTCGCATTGCCACACACGCTGAAGGCCAGTCAGCACGGAGCCTTCGGTTTTTCTCTCACTTACAGACAGTACCAGTTTTTGAAGAACTTTGCGAACAAAGGTTTCAAGGTGAGACTCTTCGTGGACAGCGAGCTGAAGGTCGGTACGATGAAGGTTCTCAGGATACGCTTTACTGGTTCTCTTAACAAGAAGATCGGTATCGTGGCGCATCTGTGTCATCCGAGTCCGGGTGCGAACGACAACGCCTCCGGTGCCGCGCTGGCCCTGCACCTCTGCAGAGAGCTCAGGGAAAAATCTCTAACGTTCGGGGTGGACGTGGTACTGTTGCCAGAGTTCTACGGCAGTATTCCGTACGCAGCCCAGCACAACGATTACGAGTTCGTGATCAATTTAGACATGGTTGGAGAGGACCAGCAGAAAACAGGTTCGACCCTGCTGCTTCACGAAACACCACCGCTTCTGAACACGTTCTACGATGAGCTTTTGTACGATTCGATGCTGTTGTTCGCACCGTCGAGCTCCGATTCCTTCACCAGGAGGTTCTACCGCAGCACGTTCAAATCCGGTTCGGACCACTCGGTCTTCGAAAATTACTCTGTGCCTTCTCCCTTCCTCGGTCAATGGCCAGACAGGTACTACCACACGAGCGACGACACACCGGACAAGTGCGATCCAACGATGTTCGAATGGGTTGGAAAAGCGGTTCTGAGAACTTTAGAACTGGCGCACGCAGTGCCAGAGTACGTAATCGAACACGCCTACGGAAGATTGAACGGTTTCCTGAAAAAGGTGGATGGAAAGTTTGGCGCCGACATCGTTGCGAACGTGGTGAAAAGGGCTCACGGTGAGAGAATTGAACCCTTGAAGGCGAAAGTTCGCATAACTCCGTCGACCGAAGGGCCACTGGGTTACGAGTGGTTCGACAAAGCGGGGGAGCTCTCGGAGAAGAGAGAGATCGTGAACCTTGGAGAACTGATACAGCTCTGTGCACGGTACCTTCGGGACTACGACGCGACGATAACCTTCGCCTCGACTTATTTGAACGTAGACGCAAAGACGACTCAGGATGTGATCGACGTACTTCTGAAGAACGACTTTTTGAAGCGTGTCAGCTGACGATTTTCAGCCCGAGAGATCTGGCTTTGTTGACCACTTTCACGAGCTCTTCACGAGCGATGCGCCTGCCCAGCTCGGGATATTCCCGTGCCCTGTAGGCGGGGTAGTACTGCGCCATGATGTTCACGGGAATGTCTGTGGAGACGGATGCGATCAGTTCGAGCACCCTTTCGCTTGAAGATACATCGTTCGGCATGACTAAATGTCTCACGAAGACGCCGCGAACGGCTATTCCGTTTTCTATCCTGAGCGGTCCAACCTGCCTGTACATTTCTTCGAGCGCGCTTCTGGCGACGCTGGTGTAATTCGACACTCGCGAATATTTGAATGCTTTCTCGTCGTCTCCGTACTTGAAATCGGGCATGTATATGTCCACGATGCCGTCGAGAAGTCTCAGTGTCTCGACGGACTCATAGCCACCACAGTTGTACACGATGGGAATCTTCAAGCCCTCTTTCCAGGCTTTAGACAAAGCTTCGACGATCATGGGAACCTGGTGCGTCGGGCTCACCAAATTGATGTTGTGACAGCCCATCCTCTGGAGCCTGAGCATGATCTTTGAGAGATCTTCAACGTCTATTTCTTCCCCCACACCCATCTGGCTTATCTCCCAGTTCTGACAGAAGACGCAGTTGAGGTTGCAGTTGGTGAAGAATATCGTTCCAGACCCGCCAAGCCCCACAAGAAAGCTTTCCTCACCGAAGTGCGGTCCGAAACTCGAAACGAGAGGCCTGGCGTTCGTCTTACAGGCACCGTTCTTCGAAACGGACCTGTTCACACCACAGCTTCTCGGACAAAGGTTGCAGTTCTGCAGAATCCTGTAAAGTTTTTCTATCCTCTCCTTCAGTTCGGCTTCACTCAACCTCATTTCTTCTCTTCGAGTTCTACCCTCCTGAGCAGCTCGAGCTGTTTTCGAAGTTCTCTGACGCCCATACTCCTGAGGACGAACCTGCACACGGCGTACTCGAAAGGTAGCCACGTGACGTGGCCAGACGGTATGATGTAACGTTTTGGTCTTCCGAGCGCTTCCCACAGGAGCTTTCTGCTCCTCTTGGGCAAGGCCCTATCGAAGAGCGCCTCGACGAAGATTATCCTGTCTCTCTTCACGAATTTGGCGTAGGCGAGCGGATCGAGCTTCAAGTAGGGATGAATGTCCGAACGTTGCATCTGCTCCACGGTTTCGAACTGCGATAGTTTCCTGATATCTTCGTCGAACATCTTCAAAAAGCTCTCCTTCTGCCCAACACCGTACGGAGCTTCCCTGAGGAGCTTTTCGTTCCTTCTGAAGAAGGCCAGCGTAGGAGAGTACCACAGCAACGTGGCCATCTCACCGCCCACGGTCATCAGGATCGTTCTTTCGAAATCGTCGCTCACCGCGTTGAGCAACACCGCGACCATGCCCCCAAGGCAGAAGCCGAACAGGTGAGTTTTTGCAAGCCAGAGACCTTCTTGCTTCATCCAGTCTACGACGCTCAGCACGTCGACGACGGATTGTTCCCAGAACCTTACGGCGCGCTCAACGTTCGTATCGAAGAAATCTTTTCCACTGGTAGAACCGTGCGCAACGCGCGTGAAGTTGCCCGGCAGTATGGGCATCAGCACGCGAACGCCCGCGTTGGCAAGGTGAGTCGCCATCCAGAGCAAGAACGGCACGTTCGTCGAACCGAGGCCGTGCAGGACGAAGAGATTTCCCAGCACGTTCTCCTTCGGTTCAAACAGGAAAGTTTCAACGATCTCCGTACCCTTCACAGGCCTTTCGTACAGCGTGTGGAATTTCAGCAGGGCCGCTCTGAACTTTTTCGCTTTGAATATGTAGCCCAGCGTGAACTCTATGGGCTTCTTTCGATATTCAAAGGATACGTTCAACCTGACCACCTTCTGAGAGAAATTCTACCGTTTTCTCCAGAATTCGTCTGGTTTCGTCGTCTCTCAGGACGAATTCAAAACCGTGGTCGGCTTTGTGGTGCGTCAACAAAACAACACGACAACCGAGCCGTTTGAGCTTCCTGTACATTTTGACTGACGACTGGTACGGAACGACGGAATCCTTCTTACCGTGGACCAGCAGGACCGGTGGCATGAGTTCGTGTACAACGTTGATGGGAGAATATTTTTGAAGCACGTCACTCGATATGAGGGGAAATCTTTTCAGCGTGGCGATCAGCGCGATCCTGGCGAACAGCGAGGACGATTCGAGGATGTCTTTCAGATCGCACGGAGCGTAGTAAGCAACCACATTTTTGACAGACCTGTACATCCTCGCCGCGGTGAGCAGTGCCAGATGTCCCCCGGCAGACAGTCCCATGAGCGAAATGGGTAGGTCGGCAAGGTTTAGCTTCGATCTGTTTTCGTCGAGAAAAACGATCGCTCGACTCAGTTCCTCGATCAGCTGGTCTATCTTGGCTCTGTACCCGCGAGAATAGTCGATCGTCGCGACGATGAATCCCTTCGAAACGAGGAACCTGTACCAAGAAAGGTTGTTGGGTTGTCTTCTATAGCCACTTATCCAGCCACCACCGTGGGCGAAGAGAACGATCCCTCTCGGTTCGGTGCGGGGATAGAACACATCGATCCAGAGGTTCTTCATGTACTGGAAGGTTTTCACCCGTGACCAGGGTTTCTTCTCGATTTCGAACGGCAACTTTCCAAACACCGCCCGGCGAATGTACGGAAGGTTGAACAGCGCGACGACGAT includes:
- a CDS encoding alpha/beta hydrolase; the encoded protein is MNVSFEYRKKPIEFTLGYIFKAKKFRAALLKFHTLYERPVKGTEIVETFLFEPKENVLGNLFVLHGLGSTNVPFLLWMATHLANAGVRVLMPILPGNFTRVAHGSTSGKDFFDTNVERAVRFWEQSVVDVLSVVDWMKQEGLWLAKTHLFGFCLGGMVAVLLNAVSDDFERTILMTVGGEMATLLWYSPTLAFFRRNEKLLREAPYGVGQKESFLKMFDEDIRKLSQFETVEQMQRSDIHPYLKLDPLAYAKFVKRDRIIFVEALFDRALPKRSRKLLWEALGRPKRYIIPSGHVTWLPFEYAVCRFVLRSMGVRELRKQLELLRRVELEEKK
- a CDS encoding DUF4910 domain-containing protein, which encodes MDGQQVLDTVRFISQFHRARGSDEYSLLEERLKELLISWGIEESQIEVFEYPTGGIKYGNFDSTMVWNIRDAELWLENPRTFLSSFRSCKTSVLFGSNPTGGWKTLELVDESYTGDLSDKAVLVQMNPSKAFKQFVEERNAKCLLVYFMRAQDESIGRTPNQMPDTTNYLALPHTLKASQHGAFGFSLTYRQYQFLKNFANKGFKVRLFVDSELKVGTMKVLRIRFTGSLNKKIGIVAHLCHPSPGANDNASGAALALHLCRELREKSLTFGVDVVLLPEFYGSIPYAAQHNDYEFVINLDMVGEDQQKTGSTLLLHETPPLLNTFYDELLYDSMLLFAPSSSDSFTRRFYRSTFKSGSDHSVFENYSVPSPFLGQWPDRYYHTSDDTPDKCDPTMFEWVGKAVLRTLELAHAVPEYVIEHAYGRLNGFLKKVDGKFGADIVANVVKRAHGERIEPLKAKVRITPSTEGPLGYEWFDKAGELSEKREIVNLGELIQLCARYLRDYDATITFASTYLNVDAKTTQDVIDVLLKNDFLKRVS
- a CDS encoding radical SAM protein, with amino-acid sequence MRLSEAELKERIEKLYRILQNCNLCPRSCGVNRSVSKNGACKTNARPLVSSFGPHFGEESFLVGLGGSGTIFFTNCNLNCVFCQNWEISQMGVGEEIDVEDLSKIMLRLQRMGCHNINLVSPTHQVPMIVEALSKAWKEGLKIPIVYNCGGYESVETLRLLDGIVDIYMPDFKYGDDEKAFKYSRVSNYTSVARSALEEMYRQVGPLRIENGIAVRGVFVRHLVMPNDVSSSERVLELIASVSTDIPVNIMAQYYPAYRAREYPELGRRIAREELVKVVNKARSLGLKIVS
- a CDS encoding alpha/beta hydrolase family protein — encoded protein: MKGKEKLLNRVKILLKLALLLISASLSFMLFLIVVALFNLPYIRRAVFGKLPFEIEKKPWSRVKTFQYMKNLWIDVFYPRTEPRGIVLFAHGGGWISGYRRQPNNLSWYRFLVSKGFIVATIDYSRGYRAKIDQLIEELSRAIVFLDENRSKLNLADLPISLMGLSAGGHLALLTAARMYRSVKNVVAYYAPCDLKDILESSSLFARIALIATLKRFPLISSDVLQKYSPINVVHELMPPVLLVHGKKDSVVPYQSSVKMYRKLKRLGCRVVLLTHHKADHGFEFVLRDDETRRILEKTVEFLSEGGQVERIL